Proteins found in one Limanda limanda chromosome 18, fLimLim1.1, whole genome shotgun sequence genomic segment:
- the lin9 gene encoding protein lin-9 homolog: protein MAEMDQLLDESSSAEALVSLKEGSLSNTLNEKNNFPRAHNTRGRHSSVTMDTPTRSSKRSRLFREEDETPQRVPSRSPRRSQRVSTTPQKFSNVVTPDKKASQKIGLRLRNLLKLPKAHKWCIYEWFYSNIDRPLFEGDNEFCLCLKESFPNLKTRKLTRVEWGTIRRLMGKPRRCSSAFFSEERTALEQKRKKMRLLQQRKLSDVSNCKDLPDEIPLPLIIGTKVTARLRGVHDGLFTGQIDAVDTSAATYRVTFDRTGLGTHTVPDYEVLSNEPNETMPISAFAQKHRTTRYMQNLMTPPRGPYPTAATPVLMDNDTLNQSPWGNKLPGAEGDTLGGFPVKFLVQVTRLSKILMIKKEHIKQLKEMNTEAEKLKSYSMPIDLDFQKRYATTVLDLEQLNKDLNKVLHEVQQFCCELAPDQGMVPADHPTELRRRSEEEAQQMVQLGNSLKDGQPSVTSPSLTHLISRLTALLLQIKCLADGGDLNSFEFKSLTDSLNDIKASIDPTNLSCFQNNVEIHVAHIQSGLSQLGNLHAFSANNTNAV, encoded by the exons GTTCCTCAGCTGAGGCACTTGTCAGTCTAAAAG AGGGTAGTTTGTCCAACACTCTGAATGAAAAGAACAACTTCCCAAGAGCACACAACACCCGGGGACGACATTCCTCCGTCACAATGGATACA CCCACAAGGAGCTCTAAGAGGAGCCGATTGTTTCGGGAGGAAGATGAGACGCCACAGCGTGTCCCCTCTAGATCCCCTCGGAGGAGCCAGAGAGTCAGCACCACACCACAG AAGTTTTCTAATGTGGTGACACCTGATAAAAAGGCATCCCAGAAAATAGGGCTGCGGTTAAGAAACCTCCTAAAGCTCCCCAAAGCTCACAAGTGGTGCATCTATGAGTGGTTCTATTCCAACATTGACAG ACCTCTTTTTGAGGGGGACAATGAATTCTGCCTGTGTCTCAAGGAGTCTTTTCCCAACCTAAAAACAAGGAAGCTGACTAGAGTTGAGTGGGGAACAATCAGGAGACTGATGGGGAAACCTCGACG GTGTTCGTCCGCGTTCTTTTCTGAAGAGCGAACAGCGCTGgagcagaagagaaagaagatgcGCCTGCTGCAGCAAAGAAAGCTTTCTGACGTGTCCAACTGCAAAGACCTTCCAGATGAAATCCCCCTGCCCCTCATCATAGGAACCAAAGTCACAG CCCGACTCCGAGGTGTCCACGATGGGTTATTCACGGGGCAAATTGATGCGGTGGACACCAGTGCAGCCACCTATCGTGTCACTTTTGACCGCACTGGCCTCGGAACACACACAGTGCCTGACTATGAAGTCCTG agcAATGAGCCCAATGAGACGATGCCCATTTCAGCCTTTGCCCAGAAGCACCGGACGACGCGCTACATGCAAAACCTCATGACTCCACCGAGAGGGCCCTACCCAACCGCTGCTACTCCTGTCCTTATG GACAATGACACTCTTAACCAATCGCCGTGGGGGAACAAACTGCCCGGTGCCGAGGGAGATACTCTGGGAGGGTTTCCTGTCAAGTTCCTTGTCCAAGTG ACGAGGCTGTCCAAAATCCTCATGATCAAAAAAGAGCACATCAAGCAGttgaaagaaatgaacacagaagCAGAGAAGCTG aaATCGTACTCGATGCCTATTGACCTGGACTTCCAGAAGCGATATGCAACCACAGTGCTCGACCTGGAGCAGCTCAATAAAGATCTGAACAAGGTGCTGCATGAAGTTCAGCAGTTTTGCTGTGAG cttgcTCCGGATCAGGGCATGGTTCCAGCCGACCATCCCACAGAACTGCGGAGGCGTAGTGAAGAAGAGGCCCAGCAGATGGTGCAGCTGGGCAACTCGCTGAAGGACGGACAGCCGAGCGTGACGAGCCCCAGCCTCACACACCTCATCTCCCGCCTCACTGCTCTGCTCCTACAGATCAAG TGTCTGGCAGATGGAGGAGACCTGAATTCATTTGAGTTTAAATCGCTAACAGACTCCCTGAATGACATTAAGGCATCAATTGATCCAACCAACCTCAG TTGCTTCCAGAATAACGTTGAGATCCACGTGGCACACATCCAGAGTGGCCTTAGTCAGCTGGGCAACC